One genomic region from Rutidosis leptorrhynchoides isolate AG116_Rl617_1_P2 unplaced genomic scaffold, CSIRO_AGI_Rlap_v1 contig233, whole genome shotgun sequence encodes:
- the LOC139882139 gene encoding LOW QUALITY PROTEIN: DNA repair protein RAD51 homolog 2-like (The sequence of the model RefSeq protein was modified relative to this genomic sequence to represent the inferred CDS: inserted 1 base in 1 codon; substituted 1 base at 1 genomic stop codon), with protein MANKLIREMALPKSIANIFIARNITTAKDALSLTEFELMESLDVGLAEANSAIAHISEVTSPQCQTALSLLEERVRNEHMAGHLPTGLKGLDEALCGGIPFGVLTELVGPAGIGKTQFCLKISLLASLPATYGGLDGCVIYIDVKSKFSSRRMTEIGAKSYPEIFLMKEMAQKMAGRIHVLQPASLSEFTERLQQIKVSLLQNQVKLLVIDSMAALVSGGNEQGPQRQNXIGWHISFIKSLAEFSRFPVIVTNQVRSQNHDAACQYSFQAHRRDEMAECPIGYDSXLVAALGLNWAHAVTIRFILEAKSGQRVLKVAKSPISPPLAFPFHITSSGISSLSDSGSELAGPEINKIHFQGHSGIINFGVEMMR; from the exons ATGGCGAACAAGCTGATCAGAGAAATGGCGTTGCCAAAATCTATTGCTAATATTTTCATTGCTCGTAATATCACTACTGCAAAA GATGCATTGTCTTTAACCGAATTCGAGCTGATGGAGTCGTTAGATGTAGGTTTGGCAGAAGCAAATTCTGCAATAGCGCATATCAGTGAGGTCACTTCTCCGCAATGTCAAACT GCACTATCTCTTTTGGAGGAACGGGTTCGAAATGAGCATATGGCTGGCCATCTGCCTACTGGCTTGAAAGGATTGGACGAAGCTTTATGCGGTGGAATTCCATTTGGAGTTTTGACAGAGTTGGTTGGCCCTGCTGGGATTGGCAAGACACAA TTTTGCTTAAAGATTTCATTGTTGGCCTCGTTGCCTGCAACTTATGGAGGTCTAGATGGCTGTGTGATATATATCGATGTGAAATCCAAGTTTAGTTCAAGAAG GATGACAGAAATTGGAGCAAAAAGTTACCCAGAAATATTTCTCATGAAAGAGATGGCACAGAAG ATGGCTGGAAGGATTCATGTTTTGCAGCCAGCATCACTGTCTGAGTTTACTGAGAG GTTGCAACAAATTAAGGTTTCCCTTCTTCAAAATCAAGTCAAGCTGCTAGTGATTGATAGCATGGCCGCTCTTGTTTCTGG GGGAAATGAGCAGGGTCCTCAAAGACAAA TCATAGGTTGGCATATATCTTTCATCAA GTCCCTTGCTGAATTTTCACGGTTTCCTGTTATAGTCACAAACCAAGTGAGATCTCAAAACCATGATGCGGCCTGCCAGTATTCCTTCCAGG CACATAGGAGGGACGAAATGGCAGAGTGTCCCATAGGCTATGATTCGTAACTTGTTGCTGCCTTGGGACTTAACTGGGCTCATGCTGTCACAATTCGCTTTATCCTTGAGGCGAAATCAG GCCAGAGGGTTTTGAAAGTGGCGAAATCTCCCATATCTCCACCTCTAGCTTTTCCTTTTCACATAACCTCATCTGGAATTTCGTCGCTTAGCGATTCTGGTTCAGAATTGGCAGGCCCTGAAATTAACAAAATCCACTTTCAAG GCCACAGTGGCATTATCAATTTTGGCGTGGAAATGATGCGTTAA